CCACTAATTCAAACACGATATCCACTAGATGCAAATTATCTTGAATTTGATGGATGGCTTTTGCCATATGTCCGGGATACCATTGAATATTTGCCATAATAAGCGCTTCCTCTCATGCCGTTTAATACGGTGGTCTGCTTTAGTCACTATGCTCCATCATACCGATATTCCGCTAAAAACACCAGCTTAAACGCATGACAGCCCACAAAAAAGCACTCAGCTCAACCGCTGAGTGCTCACCTAATCATCTTTTAGTTTGACATTAATTTAAGGGCAGCCTTATAGGCCCGATCATTGTCACTAATTTTAGTTGCTAATTCAGTTTCCAACTTGCTTAAGGTCGTCTTATCAACAGTCCCCGTCGTCTTCAACTTAGCATGCTTTTGATACTGTTTAACCGCATCGGTCGTAGTCGCCCCAAAGTAGCCATTCGCTGAATCTTTAAAGTAACCTAACGCCTTAAGATAAGCTTGCAACGTCTTCACGTTATCGTTCACTTGGCCGGCCTTTAAATCGGCTAGTTTGCTAATAACAGTCAAACTGGCATAACTTGGTTCACTTGCCTTAACATCTGGGGTTAACCCGGTCTTATTAATCCAAGTCCCATTAGGCGTCAGCCACTTGGCGACGGTAATCTTCATCTCAGTCTTATCGCTAAAGGTGCTGACCGTTTGCACGGTCCCTTTCCCGTATGACTGTGCGCCCACTAACTTCACGCCAGCGGATTGCTGCAATGCCGCTGAGAAGATTTCGGCTGCCGAAGCACTCCCACCATCAATTAAGACCGTGGTTGGCTTGGTCTCTTTATAACCACCATCATACTTCTTGCCGGCCACATATTTTTCAGCTTGCGCACCGCGCGTTTGTACTTGCATGATTGTCTTGCCATTCTTCATAAACATTGACGCCATCTTCAAAGCAGCCGTCATTAAACCACCAGGATTACCCCGCATATCAATCACGAGCTTCTTAGCTCCCTTTTTATCGAGTGCTTTTAAAGCCGTCTTAAATTCTTTGGCGGTATTCGTTGAGAAGGTCGAAACAGTCACATAACCAATCTTCTTGTCCCCACCAACGAGCTTATAATCCACGGTAGTTACCGGAATTTTGGCCCGCTTCAAGGTCACCGTAAAGGTCTTACCACTACGGTCAATGACCAACTTAACAGTGGTCCCAACTTTACCACGCATTAAGTTCACCGCTTGCGTTAAAGTTTTACCCGCAATCGACTGACCATTCACGGACTTGATGACATCTTTAGGTTTTAACCCCGCCTTTTTAGCTGGTGTCCCCGCAATTGGTGAAATGATTTGAACATAATTCCCAGATTTTTGAACTTGCGCACCAATCCCTGAAAATGAACTGTCAATAGTATCATTCAAACTTTCAGTCTCGCTCTTATCCATATATTCAGAGAATTTATCCCCGAGGGAACTGACCATCCCGTTAATTGCCCCATTAGCCAATTTATTGGCGTTGACCGGTTGATAATAGTTATCACTGATGGTTGCATAGACTGATTGAATCTTCTTCATAGCTTGACTTGTCTGTTGCATACTGGCGATTTGTTGGTTAACTGCTCGGCCTAAGACCCAGTATGTCCCACCAATCCCAACACCTAAAGCCACCACGATTGAAATCACATACGTCCATAAGCCCACGCGCCGTTTTGGCCGTTGTTGGTGTGACTTAAGATGTGAATTGACCGCTTTTTTAGGTGTCGCCTTTGTTTGCTTTGGTTCTTCTGGCATGCCCAAAATCCTCTTTCCTTGCTAAATCAGCTAGGCTTCACTGGCTAAATAAGCCTGCCAAGCATCATCGAAAATGGTCATCGATGGTAAATAGCCCGCATTTAATTCTAAATACTGTGAAACTTCATGAAAATCTTTACCTTGTTTTGGAAATGATTGATCAAAAAACGCATTATTTGCGAATTCAGCAATTGATTCGGTACTATCCGGATTTCGTTGAGTCATTAAATATTGATAAAACGTTCTATGCATTAGATCGCCTCACTAATCATTACTTTGTGGAATATGCATCTTAAAATTAAAGGTATTGGCCTTTAAATCTAATTTATCAACGCTATACCGCACATCATTTTTACCTACTAGCTTATTCAAATACAAGTTAATCGTCTTATGCTTGGCACTTAATTTTACCCAACTTGGAATTTTATAATTATTATTAATGTAATTAATCACAAAACTGATTGGAATTGACATTGTACCGACCGATAAACGCGTCGCCTTTAACGAGATATTCCCGTTATCAATGACACTCGGTTGCATGGTAATCACAAATGAAATGTTTTGTCCAAGGACCTGCGTTGTCCCTAATAAATAAGCGCCATCCGCGCGGACCACAAATTTATATTTCAAATCCTGACCCTTTTGCACATCTGCCAAATAATAGGCTGCCAATGCATTCAATTGTTGCCGATTCATCTTGATTGGGATACTGGCCGCACTCGTGCTCGTCTTGGTAGTGACCGTTGCCGTTTCAGTGGGTGACCGTAATACTTGCGTCCCCGCGTATAACCCTAATCCTAAAATCAAGGCAATCAAGATAATTGCAACCCATTTCCAAAGATTAATGGGTCCCCGGGGAGCTTTGGGACTCGGGGTCTTTTGCTGTGTTCGTTGTTCTTCACGCATCCGTGCGTCCCCCTTACTTTTTAATTAACCAGGCTGGATGAGC
This genomic window from Lactobacillus sp. CBA3606 contains:
- a CDS encoding YpmS family protein, whose translation is MREEQRTQQKTPSPKAPRGPINLWKWVAIILIALILGLGLYAGTQVLRSPTETATVTTKTSTSAASIPIKMNRQQLNALAAYYLADVQKGQDLKYKFVVRADGAYLLGTTQVLGQNISFVITMQPSVIDNGNISLKATRLSVGTMSIPISFVINYINNNYKIPSWVKLSAKHKTINLYLNKLVGKNDVRYSVDKLDLKANTFNFKMHIPQSND
- a CDS encoding S41 family peptidase; translated protein: MPEEPKQTKATPKKAVNSHLKSHQQRPKRRVGLWTYVISIVVALGVGIGGTYWVLGRAVNQQIASMQQTSQAMKKIQSVYATISDNYYQPVNANKLANGAINGMVSSLGDKFSEYMDKSETESLNDTIDSSFSGIGAQVQKSGNYVQIISPIAGTPAKKAGLKPKDVIKSVNGQSIAGKTLTQAVNLMRGKVGTTVKLVIDRSGKTFTVTLKRAKIPVTTVDYKLVGGDKKIGYVTVSTFSTNTAKEFKTALKALDKKGAKKLVIDMRGNPGGLMTAALKMASMFMKNGKTIMQVQTRGAQAEKYVAGKKYDGGYKETKPTTVLIDGGSASAAEIFSAALQQSAGVKLVGAQSYGKGTVQTVSTFSDKTEMKITVAKWLTPNGTWINKTGLTPDVKASEPSYASLTVISKLADLKAGQVNDNVKTLQAYLKALGYFKDSANGYFGATTTDAVKQYQKHAKLKTTGTVDKTTLSKLETELATKISDNDRAYKAALKLMSN
- a CDS encoding YozE family protein, with product MHRTFYQYLMTQRNPDSTESIAEFANNAFFDQSFPKQGKDFHEVSQYLELNAGYLPSMTIFDDAWQAYLASEA